From one Nocardioides sp. Kera G14 genomic stretch:
- a CDS encoding phospholipase C yields the protein MSLVGGSLAFVAQPAAQADDATTTTPIKHVVVLFDENISFDHYFGTYPYAANTDGVKFTAKAGTPTPTNFASDPQYLATKGTTVSNTVVPGAKGVAGANPNSMAPFRLGMGQAWTCSQGHGYLAEQKAEDGDATTGVPAMDKFVESTSSSATCASTAAPAPAGNLEFEHAGLAMSYTDGNVVTGLWNYAQNYAMSDNSWADNFGPSSVGAVNLAAGQTGGAVMYVPNTAHDSAVAANPVLMTAATDNDATSTGTGMASPWPGDIEGVKLVDATDPTKGTVGAMTGDPTPAYDICTDASVAAGMQGKNIGDLLNEKGVSWGSFMGGFRNPSLPANASNADICNYVSTVNPDGGQFSANNYNKDYIPHHAPFQYYKSTANPTHAAPASPAEIGHDGAANHEYDLTQFYDAVDQKDGAALPAVSFLRPIANEDGHGGYSDPIDEQHFLVRTINAIQKSAYWKDTAIVIAYDDSDGFYDQVAPTIINGSSDTTANGNVCTKVASAASPMGGWQDRCGPSQRLPFLVISPYSKSNYVDHTQTSQASIAKFIESNWLGGKSVDEGGTVTGSFDKTAGDISSMFDFSAPKAPSIQLRPDGSVISAAVIPKPVRLTLSSVRITGRAKVGRRLGVSVGVSPATATKTFQWLANGRVIKGARGSTLKLKKKFKGKRVSVRVTVSYRGATPASASKTSAAVKVRK from the coding sequence GTGAGCCTCGTGGGCGGTTCGCTCGCCTTCGTGGCGCAGCCTGCTGCGCAGGCCGACGACGCCACCACGACCACGCCGATCAAGCACGTGGTCGTGCTCTTCGACGAGAACATCTCGTTCGACCACTACTTCGGCACCTACCCCTATGCGGCCAACACGGACGGCGTGAAGTTCACGGCCAAGGCCGGCACTCCGACACCGACCAACTTCGCCTCGGACCCCCAGTATCTGGCTACGAAGGGCACGACGGTGAGCAACACGGTCGTCCCGGGTGCCAAGGGTGTCGCCGGTGCCAACCCCAACAGCATGGCGCCGTTCCGGCTCGGCATGGGGCAGGCCTGGACCTGCTCCCAGGGTCACGGCTACCTCGCCGAGCAGAAGGCCGAGGACGGTGACGCCACCACGGGTGTTCCGGCCATGGACAAGTTCGTCGAGTCCACGTCGTCGTCGGCGACGTGTGCGTCGACCGCGGCTCCGGCTCCGGCTGGGAACCTCGAGTTCGAGCACGCCGGACTGGCGATGAGCTACACCGACGGCAACGTGGTCACCGGTCTGTGGAACTACGCCCAGAACTATGCGATGAGCGACAACTCCTGGGCGGACAACTTCGGTCCGTCCAGCGTCGGCGCCGTCAACCTGGCCGCGGGCCAGACCGGTGGAGCGGTGATGTACGTACCCAACACGGCCCACGACTCGGCCGTCGCTGCCAACCCGGTCCTGATGACGGCCGCCACTGACAACGACGCCACCTCCACAGGTACCGGCATGGCCTCGCCCTGGCCGGGTGACATCGAGGGCGTCAAACTCGTCGACGCCACCGACCCGACCAAGGGCACCGTCGGCGCGATGACGGGCGACCCGACGCCGGCGTACGACATCTGCACCGACGCCAGCGTCGCCGCCGGCATGCAGGGCAAGAACATCGGCGACCTGCTCAACGAGAAGGGCGTGAGCTGGGGTTCCTTCATGGGCGGCTTCCGCAACCCGAGCCTTCCGGCCAACGCCTCCAACGCTGACATCTGCAACTACGTCTCCACGGTGAACCCGGACGGTGGTCAGTTCAGCGCCAACAACTACAACAAGGACTACATCCCGCACCACGCGCCGTTCCAGTACTACAAGTCGACGGCCAACCCGACCCACGCCGCTCCGGCCAGCCCGGCCGAGATCGGTCACGACGGCGCCGCCAACCACGAGTACGACCTCACGCAGTTCTACGACGCGGTCGACCAGAAGGACGGCGCTGCGCTGCCGGCCGTCTCCTTCCTGCGTCCGATCGCCAACGAGGACGGTCACGGCGGATACTCCGACCCGATCGACGAGCAGCACTTCCTCGTCCGCACGATCAACGCCATCCAGAAGTCGGCCTACTGGAAGGACACGGCGATCGTCATCGCGTACGACGACTCCGACGGTTTCTACGACCAGGTCGCCCCGACGATCATCAACGGCTCGTCCGACACCACGGCCAACGGCAACGTCTGCACCAAGGTGGCGTCGGCCGCGAGTCCGATGGGTGGCTGGCAGGACCGCTGCGGCCCGTCGCAGCGCCTGCCGTTCCTCGTGATCTCGCCCTACTCCAAGTCGAACTACGTCGACCACACCCAGACGTCGCAGGCCTCGATCGCCAAGTTCATCGAGTCGAACTGGCTCGGGGGCAAGAGCGTCGACGAGGGCGGGACCGTCACCGGCTCGTTCGACAAGACCGCGGGCGACATCAGCTCGATGTTCGACTTCTCGGCCCCGAAGGCACCGTCGATCCAGTTGCGGCCCGATGGCTCCGTCATCTCCGCGGCGGTCATCCCGAAGCCGGTCAGGCTGACGCTCTCGTCGGTCCGGATCACGGGCAGGGCGAAGGTCGGCAGGAGGCTTGGCGTCTCCGTCGGCGTCTCGCCGGCGACGGCCACGAAGACCTTCCAGTGGCTCGCCAACGGCAGGGTGATCAAGGGTGCCAGGGGCTCGACGCTCAAGCTCAAGAAGAAGTTCAAGGGCAAAAGGGTCTCCGTCCGGGTGACCGTCTCCTACAGGGGCGCGACCCCCGCCTCGGCCTCGAAGACGAGCGCCGCGGTGAAGGTCAGGAAGTAG
- a CDS encoding Dyp-type peroxidase, giving the protein MSTPEFSRRLFVGGAATAAVAAAAVAAESLGASARATDAASTDTRYPYEGAHQSGILTAQQASSAFLAFDVVATTAAELKSMFQALTTTSRWLTAGGPAPDHGMTATATDNGVLGDDVSADGLTITVSVGPGLFDDRFGLHARKPARLTRMPEFDDDALDRAMCDGDLMLQVCADHPDTVNRALRILLRATRGALAIRWRMDGFLSPSRPDGAPRNLMGFKDGTANSSIAGHEDDLVWTHGGGAEPAWVEGGSYHVVRLIRMNVEFWDRVSVREQSTLIGRERSSGAPLTGSRETDEPAFTGPGADAIAGNAHIRLASNSGRSSSDGSRLLRRGYNYDAGFLPNGNLDMGLIFVTYNQDLERQFATVQRRLSGEPLTDYVSSYGGGYFFVLPGVRGSDDWLGRAMFA; this is encoded by the coding sequence GTGAGTACTCCCGAGTTCAGCCGACGTCTCTTCGTCGGAGGTGCGGCCACAGCCGCTGTCGCCGCGGCGGCGGTGGCGGCCGAGAGTCTGGGGGCCTCGGCCCGGGCCACGGACGCGGCGTCGACAGACACCAGGTACCCGTACGAGGGCGCACACCAGTCAGGCATCCTGACGGCGCAGCAGGCGTCGTCGGCCTTCCTCGCCTTCGACGTCGTTGCCACGACTGCAGCCGAGCTGAAGTCGATGTTCCAGGCGCTGACGACCACCAGCCGGTGGCTGACGGCCGGCGGTCCGGCGCCCGACCACGGCATGACCGCGACCGCCACCGACAACGGGGTCCTGGGCGACGACGTGTCGGCGGACGGCCTGACGATCACGGTGAGCGTCGGTCCGGGCCTCTTCGACGACCGCTTCGGGCTCCATGCGCGCAAGCCGGCGCGGTTGACCCGAATGCCGGAGTTCGACGATGACGCGCTCGACCGAGCGATGTGCGACGGCGACTTGATGCTGCAGGTCTGTGCCGACCACCCCGACACGGTCAACCGCGCCCTGCGCATCCTGCTCCGCGCCACCCGCGGCGCACTCGCCATCCGCTGGCGCATGGACGGCTTCCTCTCACCATCCCGTCCCGACGGCGCTCCGCGGAACCTCATGGGCTTCAAGGACGGCACCGCCAACTCGTCGATCGCTGGCCACGAGGACGACCTCGTGTGGACCCATGGCGGGGGCGCCGAGCCGGCCTGGGTCGAGGGCGGCAGCTACCACGTGGTGCGTCTCATCCGGATGAACGTCGAGTTCTGGGACCGCGTCTCCGTGCGCGAGCAGTCCACGCTGATCGGCCGCGAACGCTCCAGCGGCGCTCCACTGACCGGAAGTCGCGAGACCGACGAGCCGGCCTTCACCGGTCCCGGGGCTGACGCGATCGCCGGCAACGCCCACATCCGTCTCGCCTCCAACTCGGGCCGGTCGAGCTCGGACGGGTCGCGTCTGCTGCGCCGCGGTTACAACTACGACGCCGGCTTCCTGCCGAACGGCAATCTCGACATGGGACTGATCTTCGTCACCTACAACCAGGACCTCGAGCGCCAGTTCGCCACGGTTCAGCGACGGCTCTCCGGGGAGCCGCTCACCGACTACGTCTCGTCGTACGGCGGCGGGTACTTCTTCGTACTTCCTGGCGTCCGGGGGAGCGATGACTGGCTTGGCCGGGCGATGTTCGCCTGA
- a CDS encoding EfeM/EfeO family lipoprotein, whose translation MALVLTVAPYLSGPSQAESPSGDASIPGTPVTVGVSNCGAGWSGGAAGPLNFAVWNSNNAVAEVQVENVDNHKVYALVEDLGVGATRNLSLVLGAGSYRFLCLFGDSPPAASKAWQLTGDYDGSTTPGNEPATDLALTGPNETYTAWVIKQFPGIRGELVALRSAAQRGQLLAARNAWAEAHRRYLLLGAAYDAFGDDGEAIDGDVGVGFPKLESQLWGMSQPTLAVAPAKVPTLKQMLKGKLKGKNAATRAKITRRMRAAHAKALKKAKARQKAQVLATQKAQQQFAASIGGQVVPVINGLLGSLDHLAATFGNPVMPSNIDLGLRTHEILEDALRFEVTGENDHGSHLTLSNIDAMVEATRDIMSPLRSLLVVRDPHLDVTDQWLARLKAYVDSFHHGSTWTPLSALTAAQRRVLNATLSQTLEYLSEIAVILDPVQKGPQ comes from the coding sequence ATGGCACTCGTGCTCACCGTCGCTCCCTATCTCAGCGGGCCGTCCCAGGCTGAGTCGCCGAGCGGTGACGCGTCGATCCCCGGCACGCCCGTCACTGTCGGTGTCAGCAACTGCGGTGCGGGATGGAGTGGCGGCGCGGCCGGGCCGCTCAACTTCGCCGTCTGGAACTCGAACAACGCCGTCGCCGAGGTCCAGGTCGAGAACGTCGACAACCACAAGGTCTACGCCCTTGTCGAGGATCTCGGGGTCGGCGCGACTCGGAACCTCTCACTCGTCCTGGGCGCCGGCTCCTACCGGTTCCTCTGCCTCTTCGGTGACAGCCCGCCCGCCGCGAGCAAGGCTTGGCAGCTCACCGGCGACTACGACGGCAGTACGACGCCGGGCAACGAGCCGGCCACCGACCTCGCCCTCACCGGGCCCAACGAGACCTACACCGCCTGGGTGATCAAGCAGTTCCCCGGCATCCGCGGCGAGCTCGTCGCGCTGCGTTCCGCGGCACAGCGGGGGCAGCTCCTTGCGGCACGTAACGCCTGGGCGGAGGCCCACCGGCGTTACCTGCTCCTCGGTGCCGCCTACGACGCCTTCGGAGACGACGGCGAGGCGATCGACGGCGACGTGGGCGTCGGCTTCCCGAAGCTCGAGTCGCAGCTGTGGGGGATGAGCCAACCGACTCTCGCCGTCGCACCGGCGAAGGTTCCCACGCTCAAGCAGATGCTCAAGGGGAAGCTCAAAGGGAAGAACGCGGCCACCCGGGCGAAGATCACCCGGCGGATGAGAGCGGCACACGCGAAGGCGTTGAAGAAGGCGAAGGCTCGGCAGAAGGCACAGGTGCTTGCCACCCAGAAGGCGCAGCAGCAGTTCGCCGCCTCAATCGGGGGACAGGTCGTGCCGGTCATCAACGGCCTGCTCGGCAGCCTCGACCATCTGGCCGCCACCTTCGGCAATCCGGTCATGCCGAGCAACATCGACCTCGGCCTGCGTACGCACGAGATCCTCGAGGACGCGCTCCGCTTCGAGGTCACCGGGGAGAACGACCACGGCTCGCATCTGACGTTGTCCAACATCGACGCGATGGTGGAGGCGACCCGCGACATCATGTCGCCTCTGCGAAGCCTCCTGGTCGTCCGAGACCCTCATCTCGACGTCACGGACCAGTGGCTCGCCCGATTGAAGGCGTACGTCGACTCCTTCCACCACGGCAGCACCTGGACCCCGCTGTCCGCGTTGACCGCCGCCCAGCGGCGCGTCCTCAACGCCACACTCAGCCAGACGCTCGAGTACCTCTCCGAGATCGCCGTGATCCTCGATCCGGTCCAGAAGGGACCCCAGTGA
- a CDS encoding purple acid phosphatase family protein yields MKLNNPRRALAVGACTVTAVAALSVFGITAANADGQTPIDIVLGVGTDQSSKVVSWYYPTNAQQAIEISEGDTLGTSKKKIVAVSAKNEVADSVQSLKNDDGTGATITAQTGYYNAHVALPDLKPNTKYTYHVGAADGSGWSPAYTFYTGTASSDFTFAAFGDPQIGSSGYAHLDGRGWAQTLDYIADTAPETELLVSTGDQVETANSEYEWTQWADPDNSQAGDGSSISPVLKQFTYASQIGNHESGGRAYNQHFAPPNEDSDALFAPGGNTATNASGDYWYIYKDVLFININSNAYNGTGDANSDAAHAAYIKDVVANHGAGTKWQIVDFHHAIYSPASHANDTDNSQRRKDLTYTMSQEGIDMVIQGHDHAYSRSYELKSTAAGTAPTKVKADEQPGAEAVQTGPGGVIYVTTDSASGSKYYDLTAPDLTKNGGDYGPDTIDGKNDANQTRHWANSVESQQYTPTYLQVKVTDSGLQVKNITTQAWNAPTNSSVVTNSGNLTKATAGDKRLPASDPSVHHLQTPGALTDKFTLSGGNSNAFPPSGVQTETVTVPGPTVTATATATATVPGATATVTQTVGGKTVTLPANTTAAAKLVNAKITALTKKIKHAKGTRKAKLKAQLAAFKAVQSTLK; encoded by the coding sequence ATGAAGCTCAACAACCCGCGCCGCGCCCTTGCGGTCGGCGCCTGCACCGTGACCGCGGTTGCAGCCCTCTCGGTGTTCGGCATCACTGCCGCGAACGCCGACGGCCAGACTCCGATCGACATCGTGCTCGGCGTCGGCACCGACCAGTCCAGCAAGGTCGTTTCGTGGTATTACCCGACGAACGCCCAGCAGGCGATCGAGATCTCCGAGGGTGACACGCTCGGCACCTCGAAGAAGAAGATCGTCGCCGTCTCGGCCAAGAACGAGGTTGCCGACTCCGTCCAGAGCCTGAAGAACGACGACGGCACTGGGGCGACGATCACCGCGCAGACCGGCTACTACAACGCCCACGTCGCGCTGCCGGACCTCAAGCCCAACACCAAGTACACCTACCACGTGGGTGCCGCTGACGGCTCGGGTTGGTCGCCGGCCTACACGTTCTACACCGGGACTGCGAGCAGCGACTTCACCTTCGCCGCCTTCGGCGACCCGCAGATCGGCTCCTCGGGTTACGCCCACCTCGACGGCCGCGGCTGGGCGCAGACACTGGACTACATCGCCGACACCGCCCCGGAGACCGAGCTCCTCGTCTCCACCGGCGACCAGGTCGAGACCGCCAACAGCGAGTACGAGTGGACCCAGTGGGCCGACCCGGACAACTCGCAGGCGGGTGACGGCTCGTCGATCAGCCCGGTGCTCAAGCAGTTCACCTACGCCTCGCAGATCGGTAACCACGAGTCCGGCGGCCGCGCCTACAACCAGCACTTCGCCCCGCCGAACGAGGACTCCGACGCCCTCTTCGCGCCCGGCGGAAACACCGCCACCAACGCATCCGGCGACTACTGGTACATCTACAAGGACGTCCTGTTCATCAACATCAACTCGAACGCGTACAACGGCACCGGCGACGCGAACTCGGACGCCGCCCACGCGGCGTACATCAAGGACGTCGTCGCCAACCACGGCGCCGGCACGAAGTGGCAGATCGTCGACTTCCACCACGCCATCTACTCGCCGGCGTCCCACGCCAACGACACCGACAACAGCCAGCGCCGCAAGGACCTGACCTACACGATGTCGCAGGAGGGCATCGACATGGTCATCCAGGGTCACGACCACGCCTACTCGCGCTCCTACGAGCTCAAGTCCACTGCCGCCGGCACCGCGCCGACCAAGGTGAAGGCCGACGAGCAGCCGGGTGCCGAGGCGGTCCAGACCGGCCCCGGCGGCGTCATCTACGTCACCACCGACTCGGCCTCCGGGTCGAAGTACTACGACCTCACCGCGCCGGACCTCACCAAGAATGGCGGCGACTACGGTCCTGACACCATCGACGGCAAGAACGACGCCAACCAGACGCGGCACTGGGCCAACTCGGTGGAGAGTCAGCAGTACACGCCCACCTACCTCCAGGTGAAGGTGACCGACTCCGGTCTCCAGGTCAAGAACATCACGACCCAGGCCTGGAACGCGCCCACGAACTCCTCCGTCGTGACCAACTCCGGCAATCTCACCAAGGCGACTGCCGGTGACAAGCGGCTCCCGGCCAGCGACCCCTCCGTGCACCACCTGCAGACGCCCGGCGCGCTGACCGACAAGTTCACCCTTTCGGGTGGTAACAGCAACGCGTTCCCGCCGTCCGGTGTCCAGACCGAGACCGTCACCGTGCCGGGTCCGACGGTCACCGCCACAGCTACAGCTACGGCAACGGTGCCCGGAGCGACGGCGACCGTCACCCAGACGGTTGGCGGCAAGACAGTCACCCTGCCGGCGAACACCACGGCGGCGGCGAAGCTCGTCAACGCAAAGATCACGGCCCTGACCAAGAAGATCAAGCACGCCAAGGGCACCCGGAAGGCCAAGCTGAAGGCTCAGCTGGCTGCCTTCAAGGCGGTCCAGAGCACGCTGAAGTGA
- a CDS encoding HupE/UreJ family protein produces the protein MHRFRALALAFGAALLLLLGLPSAADAHGFTTVVYVDASSPGADHVVVKFGLEYDLLLVSVADTQKDDPFYREGQPAWDDGDIAGMTAALEDHKQSVLGYVTQHFGIAYGGSDCAPTLAPDASVDINEEQGVPYAHIAIDFACEPNADADVLKDGHTFHSDLFASSEGYVKGAKTIVTYQLDDQDGTAALDENKTSFTTKQTWGQRFWEFYRLGAEHLLKGLDHLLFLTALIIGSRKLREIVLAATTFTLAHSTTLILAAFGVVHVTADVVEPLIALSIAATAAWYLWRVVRKREHATDLDVTSRSHFALDRAGWVRLTVVFGFGLIHGMGFAGALGIDHSWSWPLLWSLLIFNVGIETVQLGLIVLIFPVLMLLRHRAPTAALWITTAVALGVSVIGLIWFGQRVFGFELIGEGG, from the coding sequence ATGCATAGATTCAGAGCCCTAGCCCTCGCCTTCGGAGCCGCGCTCCTCCTTCTGCTCGGACTGCCGTCGGCGGCCGATGCGCATGGGTTCACGACAGTGGTCTATGTCGACGCATCGTCGCCCGGGGCGGACCATGTTGTGGTCAAGTTCGGCCTCGAGTACGACCTGCTGCTCGTCTCGGTCGCGGACACCCAGAAGGACGACCCCTTCTACCGCGAAGGACAACCGGCCTGGGACGACGGCGACATCGCTGGAATGACGGCAGCACTGGAGGACCACAAGCAGTCGGTGCTGGGCTATGTGACCCAGCATTTCGGCATCGCGTACGGCGGCAGCGACTGTGCGCCCACGCTTGCTCCCGACGCGAGCGTCGACATCAACGAGGAGCAGGGCGTGCCCTACGCCCACATCGCCATCGACTTCGCGTGCGAACCGAACGCTGACGCCGACGTGCTCAAGGACGGCCACACGTTCCACAGTGACCTCTTCGCCTCGAGCGAGGGCTACGTCAAGGGCGCCAAGACCATCGTCACCTACCAGCTCGACGACCAGGACGGCACGGCCGCGCTGGACGAGAACAAGACCTCCTTCACGACCAAGCAGACGTGGGGGCAACGGTTCTGGGAGTTCTACCGCCTCGGCGCCGAGCACCTGCTCAAGGGCCTGGACCACCTGCTCTTCCTCACCGCGCTCATCATCGGCTCGCGGAAGCTGCGGGAGATCGTCCTGGCTGCGACGACGTTCACCCTCGCACACTCGACGACCCTGATCCTGGCGGCGTTCGGCGTCGTCCACGTCACCGCCGACGTGGTCGAGCCGCTGATCGCGCTGTCGATCGCGGCCACGGCCGCCTGGTACCTCTGGCGGGTCGTCCGCAAGCGGGAGCACGCCACCGACCTCGACGTCACCAGCAGGAGCCATTTCGCCCTCGACCGTGCCGGCTGGGTGCGTCTCACCGTCGTCTTCGGCTTCGGCCTCATCCATGGCATGGGCTTCGCCGGTGCCCTCGGCATCGACCACTCCTGGTCATGGCCGCTGCTGTGGTCGCTGCTGATCTTCAACGTCGGCATCGAGACCGTCCAGCTCGGTCTCATCGTCCTGATCTTCCCGGTCCTGATGCTGCTGCGTCACCGGGCTCCGACGGCCGCGCTGTGGATCACGACGGCCGTCGCGCTTGGGGTCTCAGTGATCGGCCTGATCTGGTTCGGCCAGCGAGTCTTCGGCTTCGAGCTGATCGGCGAGGGTGGCTGA
- a CDS encoding phosphatidate cytidylyltransferase produces MTEVKDHGRAGRDLKAAVASAVVLLGAAGATLFFWKTAFVALVVVVLVVAIWELRRGLLAKEIDLPEQPLMIGGAVMIVVAYFWGAPALVTATAVTALVIMLWLLHRGIDGYVRTATAAVFSLIYVPFLGSFVTLMLAEGGTWRETGIDDGVKGIITFVLVTVASDVGGYVAGVLFGRHPMAPVISPKKSWEGFAGSLLAGIAAGIALVVWLLDGDWWVGVALGVIGVCMAVLGDLVESVIKRDLGIKDMSQVIPGHGGIMDRLDSLLATIAPIWLLLHYTVFSA; encoded by the coding sequence ATGACGGAGGTCAAGGATCACGGCCGGGCGGGCCGTGACCTGAAGGCTGCCGTCGCCTCGGCCGTCGTCCTCCTCGGCGCTGCCGGGGCGACGCTCTTCTTCTGGAAGACCGCGTTCGTCGCACTGGTGGTCGTCGTGCTGGTCGTGGCGATCTGGGAGCTGCGCCGCGGCCTGCTGGCGAAGGAGATCGACCTACCCGAGCAGCCGCTCATGATCGGCGGCGCGGTGATGATCGTCGTCGCCTACTTCTGGGGCGCTCCGGCGCTCGTCACCGCCACGGCGGTCACCGCGCTCGTGATCATGCTCTGGCTGCTGCACCGTGGCATCGACGGCTACGTCCGTACGGCGACGGCGGCGGTGTTCAGCCTCATCTACGTGCCCTTCCTCGGCTCCTTCGTCACCCTCATGCTGGCCGAGGGCGGCACCTGGCGTGAGACCGGCATCGACGACGGCGTGAAGGGCATCATCACCTTCGTCCTCGTCACCGTCGCCTCCGATGTCGGTGGGTACGTCGCCGGCGTGCTCTTCGGCCGCCACCCGATGGCTCCGGTCATCAGTCCGAAGAAGTCGTGGGAGGGCTTCGCCGGCTCACTTCTGGCCGGCATCGCCGCGGGCATCGCCCTCGTCGTCTGGTTGCTGGACGGCGACTGGTGGGTCGGCGTCGCGCTCGGCGTGATCGGCGTCTGCATGGCGGTCCTCGGCGACCTCGTCGAGTCGGTCATCAAGCGGGACCTGGGCATCAAGGACATGAGCCAGGTGATCCCGGGCCACGGCGGCATCATGGACCGGCTCGACTCGCTCCTGGCCACGATCGCGCCGATCTGGTTGTTGCTGCACTACACCGTCTTCTCGGCGTAG
- the frr gene encoding ribosome recycling factor has product MNDILNEADDKMGKSVEATRENFNTIRAGRVTPDVFSKLTAEYYGTPTPLQQLATFTAPEPRVINIAPFDQSAMGAIEKAIRDSDLGVNPSNDGRILRAVFPDLTQERRKEFAKQAKEKAEQGRVSVRQVRQKAKQNLEALEKDGEVGKDEVAGAEKRLDALTKKHTDVIDELLKAKEAELLEV; this is encoded by the coding sequence ATCAACGACATCCTCAACGAGGCCGACGACAAGATGGGCAAGTCGGTGGAGGCCACCCGCGAGAACTTCAACACCATTCGTGCCGGTCGCGTGACGCCGGACGTGTTCAGCAAGCTGACCGCGGAGTACTACGGCACCCCGACGCCGCTGCAGCAGCTCGCCACCTTCACCGCGCCGGAGCCGCGCGTCATCAACATCGCGCCGTTCGACCAGTCCGCCATGGGCGCGATCGAGAAGGCCATCCGCGACAGCGACCTGGGCGTCAACCCGTCCAATGACGGCAGGATCCTGCGCGCCGTCTTCCCGGACCTCACGCAGGAGCGCCGCAAGGAGTTCGCCAAGCAGGCCAAGGAGAAGGCCGAGCAGGGGCGCGTCTCCGTCCGCCAGGTCCGCCAGAAGGCCAAGCAGAACCTCGAGGCCCTGGAGAAGGACGGCGAGGTCGGCAAGGACGAGGTCGCCGGCGCCGAGAAGCGCCTGGACGCGCTCACCAAGAAGCACACCGACGTCATCGACGAGCTGCTGAAGGCCAAGGAAGCCGAGCTGCTCGAGGTATGA
- the pyrH gene encoding UMP kinase produces MPQSFKRVLLKLSGEVFGGGQVGVDPDVVSAIAHEIKSVVDAGVQVAIVTGGGNFFRGAELQQRGMDRVRADYMGMLGIVMNCLALQDFLEKLGVDTRVQTAITMGQVAEPYIPRRAIRHMEKGRVVIFGAGMGMPFFSTDTVAVQRALESKCDVVLVGKNGVDGVYSADPHKDPTATKYDHLTYDEAISKGLKIMDQTAFTLCRENKLPMVVFGMEPEGNILRVVQGEKIGTLVSAG; encoded by the coding sequence GTGCCTCAGTCGTTCAAACGGGTCCTGCTCAAGCTCTCCGGTGAGGTCTTCGGCGGCGGCCAGGTCGGCGTCGATCCCGACGTGGTCTCCGCGATCGCCCACGAGATCAAGTCGGTCGTGGACGCGGGCGTCCAGGTCGCGATCGTGACCGGCGGCGGAAACTTCTTCCGCGGAGCGGAGCTGCAGCAGCGCGGCATGGACCGCGTCCGCGCGGACTACATGGGCATGCTCGGCATCGTGATGAACTGCCTGGCGCTCCAGGACTTCCTCGAGAAGCTCGGTGTCGACACCCGGGTACAGACCGCCATCACGATGGGCCAGGTCGCCGAGCCCTACATCCCCCGTCGCGCGATCCGGCACATGGAGAAGGGTCGCGTCGTCATCTTCGGTGCCGGCATGGGCATGCCGTTCTTCTCGACAGACACCGTCGCCGTACAGCGCGCTCTCGAGAGCAAGTGCGACGTCGTCCTCGTCGGCAAGAACGGTGTGGACGGCGTCTACTCCGCTGACCCGCACAAGGACCCGACAGCGACGAAGTACGACCACCTCACCTACGACGAGGCGATCTCCAAGGGTCTCAAGATCATGGACCAGACGGCCTTCACGCTCTGCCGCGAGAACAAGCTGCCCATGGTCGTCTTCGGCATGGAGCCGGAGGGCAATATCCTCCGTGTCGTCCAAGGTGAGAAGATTGGCACGCTCGTCAGCGCTGGCTGA
- a CDS encoding MarR family winged helix-turn-helix transcriptional regulator, whose translation MSDLESLGGGLLLCIGALRRRLLQLPHVDGVTIPELQVLARLDRFGPQTGSALAKVEQISPQAVGATVTSLEGKGLVSRASDPEDGRRVVWSLSAEGREIVLRKRGVRAGQVAAALAELDPADVSALAAALPALERLLEKL comes from the coding sequence GTGAGTGATCTCGAATCCCTCGGCGGCGGGCTGCTGCTCTGCATCGGCGCCCTCCGGCGCCGGCTCCTCCAGCTCCCCCACGTCGACGGTGTCACCATCCCCGAGCTGCAGGTGCTGGCGCGGCTCGACCGTTTCGGACCGCAGACGGGAAGCGCGCTGGCCAAGGTCGAGCAGATCAGTCCGCAGGCGGTGGGAGCGACGGTGACCTCGTTGGAGGGCAAGGGGCTGGTGTCCCGTGCCTCCGACCCCGAGGACGGTCGCCGGGTCGTCTGGTCCCTCAGCGCCGAGGGCCGCGAGATCGTCCTGCGCAAGCGCGGGGTGCGGGCCGGGCAGGTGGCCGCCGCCCTTGCCGAGCTGGACCCGGCCGATGTGTCGGCGCTCGCGGCGGCGCTTCCCGCCCTCGAACGACTGCTGGAGAAACTGTGA